The sequence below is a genomic window from Corythoichthys intestinalis isolate RoL2023-P3 chromosome 12, ASM3026506v1, whole genome shotgun sequence.
tggtagctttaaagcagattgttaatctgttgaccacattggtCAAGTAACGTATTTAAAcctcccttatttgatattaccacgtttaagtattttcttaaggcatctgtggtatgttttgtctgtatgcatctaaaccagacatgtccaaagtccggcccgggggccaaatgcggcccatggtcaaattttatccggcccccagcatctgtcataaactcaataacgtctggcccacacacagacttaataaattggtcagcagcactgctaccagcatatgaagtagcttacacacgaaatgctgctcctcatttacccactaaaaggcagcagcactctaagcaacattaccccgtgtgaccctttatttacaattttctaaaatggcgataatcaacaacaacaacaaagaagtTGACTGCGttggccgacgcttcagggataggtggaaatttgactatttcttcactaaaatacgcaacaactgtgtctgcgtaatttgcaaagagacagtcactgtttttgaagagttcaatgagaggcgatattaccaaacaagagacgctgacatgtacgacaagattacagggaagatatgcagctaaatttaagcaacttgaagttagctcgcaagagcccgagagtcaaaagagaacgccacacaggctagttgcgagattgttgaaattactttaaagaataataaagcaaatgtgacacacaaaatggcttgctaaaatttgcttaaatatattgttctacgtaaaggacgtcagccaaggtcgcccccccccccccccacacacacacacacacacacatttttaccacaccaaatctggccccctttgcaaaaagtttggacacccctgatctaaacaaaacaaattgaaagcgcacagtagtactttgggtgttaaattcgcctcttgtatgtttcgctggtgtagcacattttgccaGAACACCAGTTTTCTCTACTCtcatctcgtctcatcctgtctttccttttaatttagctttttctgctcattttgtgaaatatcgacagtgctgtcaggttttaatatcaaattatttttatcttaagaactacaagtcattctatccgtggttccctttaaggccATGGCCACATTCCGAAAATTGTGTCCCACATTTAAATCCACATATGAATGTGGCCTAGATCGGATTTCGAAATAACCGCTTCCATGCAAGTCCGCCTTTTCAGATCGTCACTCAAGTCACATACATGAAAACATAACTGGGTTACCTTAGCCTGCTGTGTGAACATAGCCTATCCATAGAAACGATCCACATACCAGTAAGGTTCCTGCGCATCTGaccattgtcattgtttttaccCTTACAGGAAATGTCACACTCAGAGATCTCAGTTTCAAGTGGTGGGCAACAGGTGGTCACGGGCAGTCAGCAGCTACTTTCCAACCGAGAAACAATGGTATTCACTATTTAAGGAGTTCTCTAACATTTTACAGCAAGCACGGCATTAATGAATACTTGGCTCTATGAGTACCACCATCAGggccaacaaacaaacaagtgtgccattgactgccatacaTGCACTGCAgtagattaaaaaaagaattgaaAACTACTGCActattttattaatttgttgACTTAATACTTGAATTGCTCAGTAGCTAATGTAATTTTTCAGATTTTGCTGATGTTGTGTCCTAAGTGTATCATGTTCCACTGGATTTGGTAAACAGGGAtgactgagggtgaagactaattgatatttttgtttgttgtgttTATTATATGTACATAGGTGTCAGACAGTGGCAAAAACATGCATTACAGCATTGAAAACCATGAAAATGAAGGTAAGGCAACAAGTCTCATTGAGTGTTGTGCACAAAATTGCTAGTAAGCTAATGGAAGTTATCTTTTGAACAGAAGAGGAATTTCCAAGGTACACAACAAAGGAACTGAGGGCTCACTTTGAAAGAACCATTGAGGAAGCGGCCCCGCACAAACCAATTAAGGTAATCAATAACACCCAACAGCGGGATAGAATTGTTTGAATATAAAATTCcaatttatttcattaaaaaaaagtctcgtCATTGAATTTGGGCTTAATCTGCAGGTGAAATTAATGATATGGCATAATTATGTGTGCCTTTTCAACTTACTCACCCGCAAATGTCACTTTTGCTCTTGAAATAAGATTGGACGTGACATCAGTCGGTCAAAGTGGTCCTCCAATGTGACCCAAAGCAACACGGTGGCTAATGAGGTGAACCAAGAGTCAGCGGTCCAAGAAGAAGAGGACGCACAAGAAGCAGTGATAGAATACGAGGACTTTCCACCGCCGCCACCACCGGCTGTAGAAGACTCTGATTACCTTCCGCCGCCACCACCGGATTTACTTCAAATGTCATCAGGCATTGAAAATATTGCCGTCACTCATTACTCACTTGAGGAACCTCAAGGACCAGTAAACCCGGCCAAAAACCTTCTCAGCAAAGAAGCTTATATCAAGCAGAAAAGCATGTCGGAGCTGAAACGTCTATACAAGCATATTCATCCCGGGGTTCGGAAAAATATCGAAGAGGAGTTCTACAACGAATACAACGAGTGTGTAAACAACCAGCATGATAGCCATGCATACATGTATGAAGATGAAGCAGATGTGACTGATGAGGAATACGAATGGGAAGAAATTCTGCCCGGAGACGTGCAAGCAAGGCGCTGGATGTTTGAAAATAAGCCGCTAGATGCCATCAAAGATGAATCCCCGGATGGAGATGAAGAAGATAACAAGATTATAGAGAAAGAGATGATTCTCGGAAAGGACGTGAGACGCACGGCGTGGATGTTCGAGACCAAGCCGATGGATGAGCTGGGTCCACGTGCAAGCGACTCCATGGAATATAGGAACAAGTTCAACAAGTTTGACAAGGGAGACGTCCGAGCTGCAGCGTGGTTGTTTGAAACCCAAACGATGGACCGTCTGAATAAAATGCACCAAGATGAGGAGCTCACCAAAGAGGTGGTATTTACAGAAGAGGATGGAAATGCCACCATTTACATGATTGACAATAAGTACATGGAAGGTCTCGGACACACGGAGACAGTCGACGAGAGTCATCTGTTGAGCTTAAGAACGGTCATCGAAGAAATCAATGAAGAGGAGAAAACCATAACAAGCACCTTTGACACTcagtttaaatgcttcattatgGGACAGTCCAGTCAGATGCTGGAGATCAAATCCGTGCGCAAAATTGAAACCGAGCTAGAGAATTCCATTGCGTCACGCTGGCTTTTTGATACTCAGCCTCTTGATGTGAACGAACCTCTTTCATCTTTCAAGCTGGTGTGTAGTCTTTCGATGGAAGACAGTAACAAAGGAGACTGGGGCCGATGGTTGTTTGAGATAAAGACGTTGAATTCCCTTACCGAGTTAGAAAGCTCAAAAAATGAGGAGGTCGCTGGCGCGGACGTGCGCAAACACTGCTTAGTGTTTGAAACACAACCAATGGACTCTCTCAAAGATAATTCAAATGCCACGTCTCAGTCTGTTGAAGAAATTATCGGGGGTAACGTTAGATCGGCGAGAAACTTCTTTGAAAGCAGCCCTCAAATGGAGAGGAAGAACTGCCCTGAAgttggcaaacttaaaaatgCGCTAGTGGATGAAGACATAAGAGGTGATGTGAGACATCAAAAGTGGCGCTTTGAGAGTCAACCTCTAGAGCACATACGAGAGGAAAAGAAAGAGATAACTCGCACAGTAAACATCGAGGAGGACCTCTTACAAGAGGATGGCACAATTTGCAGAGCAGACGTTCGGAGGAATTGCTGGGTTTTTGAGACTCAGCCAATGGATATGTTAAAAGATGATTCAAATAGCCTCCCCTTGACAAAAGAGGAAATTGTTGCAGGTGATGTGAAATCAGCCAGGAATTACTTTGAAACTATTCCAATTGAAGAGCCTAAGGAGCTGGCAGAAGTGGGCAAACTTAAGAAAATGGTGTTGCCAACTGATGCGCCTAAGGAACTTGCAGAGGTGGGCAAGTTGAAGAAAAGGCTGGAACCTGATGAGGAGAGGGGAGATGTTCGACATCAGAAATGGAGATTTGAAAGCCAACCTTTAGAGCAGATTCGAGATGAAAAGAAGGAAGTTGTCCGAACGATCGACTTGGAAGAAATTGAAAAAGTGGACGTGTCAAACTATAAGCAAATCTTTGAGAGCACCGAATTCAACATAAGAGATGAGTCTCAAAAGATCACTATTGAGGGTGTCACAAGTGGCTCAGTGCAATCCAACAAAAACTTGTTTGAATCGGGGCAATTGTATGCCATGCAGGACAGCTCCGGCCACTACCACGAGGTGAAAACAGTGCGTCACGAAGAGATAGTGAGCGGAGATGTAACAACATACAAATGGATGTTTGAAACACGACCGATTGACCAATTTGATGAAAGCATTGACAAATACCAAATAATTAAGGGTATATCCAAACAGGAAATAGAATCTGGGGATGTTAAAACTGCCAAGTGGCTGTTTGAGACACAGCCTCTTGATGCCATCAAGTATTTCAGCAACATTGAAGATGAGGAAATGCAAACTAAAAATCAAGAAATTATGAAAGGAGATGTAAAAAACTGCAGGTGGCTTTTTGAGACACAACCATTGGACATTCTGTATGAAAAAGTGGACCGAAACAGTGAAAATCAGTCTGAAGAAATGCTAAAAGGTGATGTAAAAACATGCACGTGGCTTTTTGAAACGCAAGcccttgatacaatacacgacgaGACAGAAACCATATTGAAATCATGCACTGTGAATCAAGAGGACATTCAAGGGAAAGATGTCAGGACAACGCGTTTTCTCTTTGAGACAGAAAAATTGGAGAATCTCTCTGATAGTTCAAGTTCATATAAGCGCGTCACAGAGATTGATATTGCATCCGGAGATGTGTCAAGAAAGAAGCACATTTTTGAACACGGCACATCTGATATCATGACATCAACGTCGGAGGAAATGATGCAACATCTTAAGAAAGTTCAGTCTGAGGATATCCAGAAAGGAAATGTCGTGACCTGCaaatggctctttgaaaatcaaTCCATAGATACTATACACGACGGCCAAGAGGAAACATTGACGGGCCGCACAGTGATCGACGTACAAGGAGGAGATGTAGACAAGGGCCGTTTCATCTTTGAGACCTTCTCCTTGGATAAAATTAAGGAGGCAGCATCTGAAACCGAGCTGTCGACATCGCAAACGATTGCTCGAAACGATGAAGAGAAGGGCGACGTGagaaattacacaatgctctttGAAACTAAACCTCTTTATGCTATTCAGGACAAGGAGGGTCATTATCATGAAGTTACCACAGTCACCAGCGAGGAGGTGACACGTGGAGATGTCATCGGAACTCGATGGTTGTTCGAAACCAAACCCCTTGACGCCATCAAGGATTCCGATGAGGTTTACGTCATTAAATCTGTAACGCAGCAAGATGAGCAAAAAGGGGACGTGACCGCTGCTAAGTGGAAGTTTGAGACACAACCTCTTGATAGGATTTCTGAAGAAGACAGGACTTTCAGAAAAACTGTGGATGACGTTCAAGGGGGCAATGTtcgaatgaataaaaatcgcTTTGAGTCTGATAATATGTTGCAGGACACTGTCAGAACAGTTAATGTAAGTGAAATACAAAAAGGTGATGTCAGGTCGGCCACGTGGAGATTTGAAACTCAGTCAATTGACAAAATAAGAAGCCTGAGCTCTGAAAACCTGCTTGAGACGGTTAAAAAAGAAGAGGTGCAAAAGGGGGACGTGAAGCAGTCAGTTTGGCTGTTTGAGAAAAACCCTTTGGACCACATTAAAGAGGTCGATGAGGATGAGGAGACAAGTGTCAATCGAGAAGAAATAATCAAAGCAGATGTAAAATCAACGACGTGGCTCTTTGAAACAACGCCTTTTGATAACTTTAATGAGACAAAAATGGAGAAGACGGAAATCTTGGGCAAGAGTGTCAAAGGGACACTTGAAGAGCTTTACAGTCAGAAAATGGTGACATCGAAAGGAATACTCATCGAAGCTGATGAAATTGGGGATGTCAGGATGGCAAAATACAATCTAATGAATCAGCAGGCTCCTGAGATTCAGCGGGAGGAAGTCATTAGAGGGGATTTGCAGACTATTATGATGAACCTCCTAAACAGGCAGGAACAACAGGGTCGGCAGGTGGTCATCGAGTCAGAGGAGAAGGGTAACATCAGTTCAACAGTGTGGCAACTTTTCAACCAAgagaacaacaaaaatattgaaaaggaagaaattgtTCGAGGGGACATTCAGGAAGCCATAAATAACCTTTTCAATGAGAGTGTCCCAGCTAAACATGGCCTTCTCATTCAAGAAGACGAGAAAGGTGATGTACGGATGACAATCTATTCCCTTCTGAACAAACAAGAGCATTTTAGTGTTGAAAAAGAGGGCGTGGTAAGAGGCGACATAAAACATGCTCTGCAAAAACTGTCCAGCCAAGATGAGCCTGATCTTACAAATAGGATAACAGTGGATGATTCTGAGAAAGGAAATGTCCATTTTTATTCTACGTGTATTGAATCTGGGGCCCTCAGTTATCTGAAACAGCTTCATTTAGAACCAGATGAAGTATCAGCTGACACTGTTGAGAAAGAAAAGATAATTGGTGGGGACATTAAGGGCATGAAAGTCATCCTTAGTCGCAATCAAACTCAAGTGGAGCGCACAGTTGATGATGTAATACCGGGTGATGTTCATAACACGGTCAAAGTTTTCATGACAGAGCCCCCCGTCTCAACAGAGAGCCTCCAAAAGGAGGAGATTGTGAAAGGGGATTTGAAAGCTGCGTTGACTTCATTGTCAGAGTCGGTTAAACAGACGGTTGTTGTAGAGAAGGAGGAGGTGGTGAAAGGAAACATACCCCAAACAATGCGTAGCCTGGAAAGGGCACAGCATCGTCACAAGGAAGTGGAGAAGCCAGATATCATCCCTGGGAACATCAAAGGAGCTAAGAGATCCCTTGAGAAATCTGCAACTTCTCGAGTTGAAGCCCACATAGAGGATTTAGTTTCTGGAGATGTTAAGGCCACTTTAAGATCCCTTGAGCTGGCAAAGCAAGCAGTGCATGAGGTGGAAAAGGAGGAAATTGTGAGGGGTGACATTCATACAGCTATGCAATGTCTGCAAGATGCTTCTGTTGAAAAGAGACCGTATCAACAGGAGATTGTTGTCCAGGGGGACGTCAAAGGAACAATACAGCTCTTTATGGAACCACCTTCCTCTCCCAAACTGCAAAGATGCTCAAGCACTGAGGAAGAAGTAAAAGGTGATGTCAAGATGTCAATTAAGTCCTTATATGAGACACAAGAGCAAACTTTAGTAGAGAAAGAAGAAGTGATAAAAGGTGACGTAAAAGGCACAATTAAATCGCTTATGGAAACGGCACAGCGTGAAACTCCCAAAGGAAAAGTCGGCTCCTACAGAAGAGTTAGAGTTAAGCAGCGGCCTCCTGTTAAGAATTTAAATGCCGAGACACAGAGGAACGCACAAAAAATCAAAACTGCCGTTTCAGCTGAAAGCCATTCTGTTGCTAATGAGACAAAAACTGTTCAATCACAGTCTTGTACGGTGGAAAGGAGGACCACACAATCAAAAACTGTTGTCGAGCACAAAACCATAACGCAAAGTCATGGcatcaaaacattaaaaactgaATTCtgcaaccttaagccaaaaggaATGATACGATTAAATAAAACTAAAGTACAATCAACTGTTTACACCCCCAAAAGACAAGTGGCGGAGCCTGATATGCCTCTTCCTCCTCCACCTGTAGTAGACATTGACCTCCCTCTACCCCCTACGCCGCCCCCTCCCTGTGTGGATTCGGATATCGACCACCTCCCTCCTCCACCGCCACCAGCTACCAGTGAGCAGGAATTcctcccaccaccaccacctcagCGAGAAATGGAAAAAATCCTCAAACAATCAGTTCATGTTTCACCAGTGGAGGCCAAAAAGATGAAGGTAAAGAAAGTCAAAGTTCCACCTTTGTGTCCTGTCCCGAAGCTTGAGCCTAAAGTGGATACAGTCCAGTCCATTAGTACGACATGCTCATCAAAAACAATTGAAGTTCCGCCGCCACCGGAATCGCCACGACCGCCGAGGAAAGTTTGCATCTCCCCTATAAAATTCACTCCACCACCTTCACCACCTCCTCAAATGAGAGTGAAAACAAGCAAATTCAATACCCCATTAATAAAAGCGGAGGAAAAGTACCGGAAGCATAAGGAGGAAAGCACTCCTCCGACCACTCCTACTCCGCCTTATGTAAATGACTCACTTACGGCAGCTCTTAACATTATTGCCACCGAAGATATAAAGCACACGAAAAACATACCAAAAATAAAACAGGCAGCGGCTGAAAATGCTGCTTTGATGCTTAATTTAGACTCATCAAGTGATGCATCCAAGCAGATTGTTATCTCCAATAGCATTCAGAGCAATGTCAGCACAAGTCATGAAAGAATTTTCGCAGGGTCTGCCACAATATCATCTGCCAAACAGGAAATCATTTCTAACGAGGCTTCTAAAGTCGTTTCTGTTCAAAAGAGCTCTACAGTCACCGCTACGAGACAAAGTGCGCACACGACAAAACAGAAAACGGTTTCTCTTTCCTCCCAAGTGTCGACTCAGGCTGTCATTGCTGACCAAATTCGCACTGCAGTCACTGATTTTGCAGAAACtgaaaaagaaactgctgttgaGAAGAAAGCTGTAAAAAATCTGGATGCAAAGGGAACTGATGTAACTGAAAGAAAGCTGGATGACGGAACAAGCATGGATAATGCAACAGGCCTCGTTAAAATGGTGAAACCTGAAACCACCCTACAGAATTCAAAGAAATCCCAATCACAGTCCAGGAGAAAAGAGAAACTAGAATTACCCACTAATCAATCTCCCGCCAAGAAGCAGGACACTGATTCTGATCCCCAGAAACAAACAGACAAAGCAGAAGCCATTGACACTGTGAAAACAGGCACAACAAACCAAAAGGTGAAAAAGAATAAGGAGGAAAAGCAAATTGATGCAAAGGTAGAGGAAGTGAGAAAAACTGAGGTAAAAGTAATAAGTGAGTCAAGTGAGATAAAGACAGAATTAAGGCAGGAATTGACAAAAGTGTCTCCCAGCCCAGCTGAGGAGATTACAATGAATTTAACAGACAGCCAAACAGTGATTTCCACACCagcaaagaagaaaaagaagtccAAAAAGTCTAAAGGCAGTAAAGATGCTAGCGCAGAATCAAAGATAGCAGAAACAGTAGGTGAAACACAAGAAACAATTGCCGTTTCCCACATTCACTCAAATTTAAAAGAAG
It includes:
- the xirp2b gene encoding xin actin-binding repeat-containing protein 2; this translates as MYQATATQRADNTIPSRVMEESEICSVPGGPASVRKQFKTQETISTTTSHVTQFHFQHSGVQEMSHSEISVSSGGQQVVTGSQQLLSNRETMVSDSGKNMHYSIENHENEEEEFPRYTTKELRAHFERTIEEAAPHKPIKIGRDISRSKWSSNVTQSNTVANEVNQESAVQEEEDAQEAVIEYEDFPPPPPPAVEDSDYLPPPPPDLLQMSSGIENIAVTHYSLEEPQGPVNPAKNLLSKEAYIKQKSMSELKRLYKHIHPGVRKNIEEEFYNEYNECVNNQHDSHAYMYEDEADVTDEEYEWEEILPGDVQARRWMFENKPLDAIKDESPDGDEEDNKIIEKEMILGKDVRRTAWMFETKPMDELGPRASDSMEYRNKFNKFDKGDVRAAAWLFETQTMDRLNKMHQDEELTKEVVFTEEDGNATIYMIDNKYMEGLGHTETVDESHLLSLRTVIEEINEEEKTITSTFDTQFKCFIMGQSSQMLEIKSVRKIETELENSIASRWLFDTQPLDVNEPLSSFKLVCSLSMEDSNKGDWGRWLFEIKTLNSLTELESSKNEEVAGADVRKHCLVFETQPMDSLKDNSNATSQSVEEIIGGNVRSARNFFESSPQMERKNCPEVGKLKNALVDEDIRGDVRHQKWRFESQPLEHIREEKKEITRTVNIEEDLLQEDGTICRADVRRNCWVFETQPMDMLKDDSNSLPLTKEEIVAGDVKSARNYFETIPIEEPKELAEVGKLKKMVLPTDAPKELAEVGKLKKRLEPDEERGDVRHQKWRFESQPLEQIRDEKKEVVRTIDLEEIEKVDVSNYKQIFESTEFNIRDESQKITIEGVTSGSVQSNKNLFESGQLYAMQDSSGHYHEVKTVRHEEIVSGDVTTYKWMFETRPIDQFDESIDKYQIIKGISKQEIESGDVKTAKWLFETQPLDAIKYFSNIEDEEMQTKNQEIMKGDVKNCRWLFETQPLDILYEKVDRNSENQSEEMLKGDVKTCTWLFETQALDTIHDETETILKSCTVNQEDIQGKDVRTTRFLFETEKLENLSDSSSSYKRVTEIDIASGDVSRKKHIFEHGTSDIMTSTSEEMMQHLKKVQSEDIQKGNVVTCKWLFENQSIDTIHDGQEETLTGRTVIDVQGGDVDKGRFIFETFSLDKIKEAASETELSTSQTIARNDEEKGDVRNYTMLFETKPLYAIQDKEGHYHEVTTVTSEEVTRGDVIGTRWLFETKPLDAIKDSDEVYVIKSVTQQDEQKGDVTAAKWKFETQPLDRISEEDRTFRKTVDDVQGGNVRMNKNRFESDNMLQDTVRTVNVSEIQKGDVRSATWRFETQSIDKIRSLSSENLLETVKKEEVQKGDVKQSVWLFEKNPLDHIKEVDEDEETSVNREEIIKADVKSTTWLFETTPFDNFNETKMEKTEILGKSVKGTLEELYSQKMVTSKGILIEADEIGDVRMAKYNLMNQQAPEIQREEVIRGDLQTIMMNLLNRQEQQGRQVVIESEEKGNISSTVWQLFNQENNKNIEKEEIVRGDIQEAINNLFNESVPAKHGLLIQEDEKGDVRMTIYSLLNKQEHFSVEKEGVVRGDIKHALQKLSSQDEPDLTNRITVDDSEKGNVHFYSTCIESGALSYLKQLHLEPDEVSADTVEKEKIIGGDIKGMKVILSRNQTQVERTVDDVIPGDVHNTVKVFMTEPPVSTESLQKEEIVKGDLKAALTSLSESVKQTVVVEKEEVVKGNIPQTMRSLERAQHRHKEVEKPDIIPGNIKGAKRSLEKSATSRVEAHIEDLVSGDVKATLRSLELAKQAVHEVEKEEIVRGDIHTAMQCLQDASVEKRPYQQEIVVQGDVKGTIQLFMEPPSSPKLQRCSSTEEEVKGDVKMSIKSLYETQEQTLVEKEEVIKGDVKGTIKSLMETAQRETPKGKVGSYRRVRVKQRPPVKNLNAETQRNAQKIKTAVSAESHSVANETKTVQSQSCTVERRTTQSKTVVEHKTITQSHGIKTLKTEFCNLKPKGMIRLNKTKVQSTVYTPKRQVAEPDMPLPPPPVVDIDLPLPPTPPPPCVDSDIDHLPPPPPPATSEQEFLPPPPPQREMEKILKQSVHVSPVEAKKMKVKKVKVPPLCPVPKLEPKVDTVQSISTTCSSKTIEVPPPPESPRPPRKVCISPIKFTPPPSPPPQMRVKTSKFNTPLIKAEEKYRKHKEESTPPTTPTPPYVNDSLTAALNIIATEDIKHTKNIPKIKQAAAENAALMLNLDSSSDASKQIVISNSIQSNVSTSHERIFAGSATISSAKQEIISNEASKVVSVQKSSTVTATRQSAHTTKQKTVSLSSQVSTQAVIADQIRTAVTDFAETEKETAVEKKAVKNLDAKGTDVTERKLDDGTSMDNATGLVKMVKPETTLQNSKKSQSQSRRKEKLELPTNQSPAKKQDTDSDPQKQTDKAEAIDTVKTGTTNQKVKKNKEEKQIDAKVEEVRKTEVKVISESSEIKTELRQELTKVSPSPAEEITMNLTDSQTVISTPAKKKKKSKKSKGSKDASAESKIAETVGETQETIAVSHIHSNLKEENIQDASMAESKDDENSQELKAHQNYLKGSQKKKEQTIALKSAQATPEKSRADPIKEPVESESNEIVKSTSVGMVERQKQQVSGLISVSKTQLGSFSDILASPEVVNKSTEQAPKDDMREKHELESVTETTASTKISKISIGSTKVQTQTKKEILNESRKVKRTDLRAPSPSLRTRSPSPTFITIESIRRTDSPQRVTPSPTLLHRPATPPTPPPRRCETPTSRIARITPSPTFDRAENLPRLKDTTAKLSRGVTPPPLISPQLMSERKSEIVETPASFHRQIKLETAHGSEETSIKNLLEKIEKDTLETLESFNVNETRSSSDINPPFCNDIPEDNSELSLASVKEKREFFEEAQKAEMNKTYSRKEPIAIPERLGPDLEDSNEVNLHKQNEEPSKADFAGLVNKSESTDKTTISKELAPHADWFEKKSDNCIKEKEDISERVLPDFNIQAFKKVFEMNEQRFSLDEQKGDQEESASSRREASVDTSKPQSPPEMQGGLEQSSTLPPHEKLVEIVRTDPSAPSENKSITEHFSNVDVLGSKVTTTSVSQQSGSASRQSAPFSYADAVKRKTVRRTQTYDKDATENLLKNFHHTRKESETVLESLGYTVSEVMTSQAMSHQTHQTTIVSGSSSQIGALHSVSKEGLPDGWMDSGQKKVP